One part of the Gemmatimonadaceae bacterium genome encodes these proteins:
- a CDS encoding TolC family protein has protein sequence MFVDVSPHARAPHARRTWPIAALIAASLSSPALLRAQPPAPDVPRQAFPAVDRDSLSLDSVYALVAGRNQRVLAARSLARASAARVATAARPADPQLQLGFMNYAVPSVRPDPALGMTQLQLTWMLPTRGKLAAATAAATARSDAARARADGVWWTMRLEAAMAFYERFEAAGALAVTRDTRRLLDDVAATASAMYRVGDGRQTDVLRARVEIARMDDELLRLSSSLEGATARLAATADIEIAAVAGMPSLPQFRDSLPALEALVQAALTGQPMLDAGQADLRAADADARLARREFWPDVEVGVQYGQRRMDMGIDRMGSVMVGASLPIFARSRQLRMRDETEAMQAMARAELSAMRTETRGKVTQAHTALTSARRLGALYRTTVLPQAEATATSALAAYRAGTVDFMTVIESRMAINRYRQELVALAASEGRAWAELEMLVGQSLLATGQDVAPRRDDSRHGGTR, from the coding sequence GTGTTTGTCGACGTTTCACCGCACGCGCGTGCGCCCCACGCGCGACGTACCTGGCCGATCGCTGCGCTGATCGCAGCCAGCCTGTCATCCCCCGCGCTCCTGCGCGCACAACCACCCGCGCCGGACGTACCACGACAGGCGTTCCCTGCGGTTGATCGAGATTCCCTCTCGCTCGATTCGGTCTACGCACTCGTCGCCGGGAGAAACCAGCGAGTGCTCGCGGCGCGGTCTCTTGCCCGCGCGAGTGCCGCCCGTGTGGCCACCGCGGCGCGACCGGCGGATCCGCAGCTACAGCTCGGGTTCATGAACTACGCCGTGCCGAGCGTCAGGCCGGACCCGGCCCTGGGCATGACGCAGTTGCAGCTCACCTGGATGCTGCCCACGCGTGGCAAACTCGCGGCTGCAACCGCGGCGGCCACGGCACGCTCGGACGCGGCGCGCGCGCGCGCCGATGGCGTCTGGTGGACGATGCGGCTCGAAGCGGCGATGGCGTTCTACGAACGGTTCGAGGCGGCCGGCGCGCTCGCGGTGACACGCGACACTCGGCGATTGCTCGACGACGTGGCCGCAACGGCGAGTGCGATGTACCGGGTGGGCGACGGTCGCCAGACCGACGTGTTGCGAGCCCGGGTCGAGATCGCACGCATGGACGATGAGCTCCTGCGACTCTCAAGCTCCCTCGAAGGCGCCACCGCCCGGCTCGCCGCCACCGCCGACATCGAGATCGCCGCGGTCGCGGGCATGCCGTCGCTGCCGCAGTTCCGGGACTCGCTCCCCGCACTCGAAGCCCTCGTGCAGGCCGCGCTGACCGGTCAGCCCATGCTTGACGCCGGCCAGGCCGACCTGCGTGCTGCCGACGCCGATGCGCGTCTCGCTCGCCGCGAGTTCTGGCCCGACGTGGAGGTCGGCGTGCAGTACGGCCAGCGTCGGATGGATATGGGCATCGATCGCATGGGCAGCGTGATGGTTGGCGCCTCGCTCCCGATCTTTGCGCGCTCGCGCCAGCTGCGGATGCGCGACGAAACGGAGGCGATGCAGGCCATGGCGCGCGCCGAGCTGTCGGCGATGCGCACGGAGACGCGCGGGAAGGTCACGCAGGCGCATACAGCGCTCACGAGCGCGCGGCGGCTCGGAGCGCTCTATCGCACCACGGTCCTCCCGCAGGCCGAAGCCACCGCGACATCAGCGCTGGCCGCATACCGGGCCGGCACCGTCGACTTCATGACGGTGATCGAGAGTCGCATGGCCATCAATCGATATCGGCAGGAACTGGTGGCTCTCGCCGCGTCCGAAGGGCGCGCGTGGGCAGAACTGGAGATGCTCGTGGGGCAGTCGCTGCTCGCCACGGGTCAGGACGTCGCGCCTCGGCGCGACGACTCACGGCATGGAGGCACACGCTGA
- a CDS encoding efflux RND transporter periplasmic adaptor subunit produces the protein MHTPHEERSPRTTDDLGDAKLNQASTASGARFGARAALLLMLPAAAGLAAWWFTRDHAPQATAASADAHAAMGHGAAPSSDSARHVSLTADEARRIGVTFAPVTRAVLRHEVRTVGQVTVDETRVQTMTTRIDGFVEELFVDYTGRSVHRGEPLLRLYSPMLVTAQEELLLAHKLSADVTGASKDVTTGAADLAASARRRLEYWDVPAADIAAIERSGQVQRAMTMRATASGVVLEKSVFAGQRIMAGDALFRVADLAEVWVEGDVYEQDLRTIRTGQAATAEFEAWPGETWRGRIAWLSPTLSPETRTARVRVAFANPGLRLKPGMYATLHIAAREGASVVSVPRGAVLITGERRLVFVKLADGRLEPRTVELGSVTDDRIEVLRGVVPGDTVVASATFLVDAESSLGTALGGMGDMPGMEITVPPKPTPTPPTPPITPRGKSDHDHEPAR, from the coding sequence ATGCACACCCCACACGAAGAACGATCGCCGCGTACGACTGATGACCTCGGCGATGCCAAACTGAACCAGGCATCTACCGCCAGCGGCGCCCGGTTTGGCGCGCGCGCGGCACTCCTGCTCATGCTGCCGGCCGCTGCCGGCCTCGCTGCGTGGTGGTTCACGCGGGATCACGCGCCGCAGGCCACCGCGGCGTCCGCCGACGCGCACGCGGCCATGGGGCACGGTGCCGCTCCGTCCAGCGACAGCGCGCGCCACGTGTCCCTCACCGCCGACGAGGCGCGTCGCATCGGCGTGACGTTTGCGCCGGTCACGAGGGCAGTCCTGCGCCACGAGGTGCGCACCGTCGGGCAGGTCACGGTCGACGAAACGCGCGTGCAGACGATGACGACCAGGATCGATGGGTTCGTGGAGGAGCTTTTCGTCGACTACACAGGGCGATCGGTCCACCGTGGCGAGCCGCTGCTGCGACTCTATTCACCCATGCTCGTGACGGCGCAGGAAGAGTTGCTGCTTGCCCACAAGCTGTCGGCGGACGTCACGGGCGCTTCGAAGGACGTGACAACCGGCGCGGCCGACCTGGCGGCGTCGGCGCGTCGACGGCTCGAGTACTGGGACGTTCCTGCGGCGGACATCGCGGCCATCGAGCGCAGCGGGCAGGTGCAGCGCGCGATGACCATGCGCGCGACGGCGAGTGGCGTGGTGCTCGAGAAGTCGGTGTTCGCCGGTCAGCGCATCATGGCGGGCGACGCCCTGTTCCGCGTGGCCGATCTGGCCGAGGTGTGGGTGGAGGGCGACGTCTACGAGCAGGATCTTCGAACGATCCGCACCGGACAGGCGGCCACCGCGGAGTTCGAGGCATGGCCTGGCGAAACGTGGCGCGGACGCATCGCGTGGCTTTCCCCGACGCTCTCACCGGAGACGCGAACCGCCCGCGTGCGCGTGGCGTTCGCCAATCCGGGCCTTCGCCTCAAGCCGGGCATGTACGCCACGCTGCACATCGCGGCGCGTGAAGGAGCATCCGTGGTGTCGGTGCCGCGGGGCGCGGTGCTCATCACGGGGGAGCGTCGCCTCGTGTTCGTCAAGCTGGCCGATGGCCGTCTCGAGCCCCGCACGGTGGAGTTGGGGAGCGTGACGGACGATCGCATCGAAGTGCTGCGCGGCGTGGTGCCGGGCGACACGGTCGTGGCGTCCGCGACGTTCCTCGTCGACGCGGAGTCGAGCCTGGGCACCGCGCTGGGCGGGATGGGCGACATGCCGGGCATGGAGATCACGGTGCCGCCAAAGCCAACGCCCACGCCGCCGACGCCCCCGATCACCCCGCGCGGCAAGAGCGATCACGATCACGAACCGGCGAGGTGA